A single Ignavibacteriales bacterium DNA region contains:
- a CDS encoding SDR family oxidoreductase, with product MESDFKDKVILITGGSRGIGAACVKAFIKYGAKVYFTYLNKKKDHTWLEPAKGFRVNMNDEDEIISCVKKIIKKEKRIDVLVNNAGIWTDGNADEMSTKVWEETQRVNMTSSFIFTREVLPVMKEQREGKIIFVSSTAGQRGEAFHSHYAASKGAMISFTKSVAAEAGPFNINVNCVAPGWVYTDMSMDAYTNEESLRKILDGIPLGRIATADDIAGPILFLASSLSRHVQGEILNVNGGSVLCG from the coding sequence ATGGAAAGTGATTTTAAGGATAAAGTTATTCTTATCACCGGCGGCTCAAGAGGAATTGGCGCGGCTTGTGTTAAAGCATTCATCAAATACGGGGCAAAAGTGTACTTTACGTACCTCAATAAAAAAAAGGACCACACCTGGCTTGAACCGGCAAAAGGATTCCGGGTAAATATGAATGATGAAGATGAAATTATTTCCTGCGTAAAAAAAATTATTAAAAAAGAAAAACGGATTGATGTGCTTGTTAACAACGCAGGCATCTGGACTGACGGGAATGCAGATGAAATGTCAACCAAAGTCTGGGAAGAGACCCAGCGCGTAAACATGACCTCTTCATTTATCTTTACAAGAGAAGTACTCCCCGTTATGAAGGAACAGCGGGAAGGTAAAATTATTTTTGTCTCATCCACAGCCGGTCAGCGCGGTGAGGCATTTCATTCACATTATGCCGCTTCAAAGGGGGCAATGATTTCTTTCACTAAGTCAGTCGCCGCAGAAGCCGGACCGTTTAATATTAATGTTAACTGCGTCGCTCCGGGCTGGGTATATACTGACATGAGCATGGATGCATATACCAATGAGGAATCACTCCGGAAAATTCTTGACGGTATTCCGCTCGGACGAATTGCCACGGCTGATGATATTGCCGGTCCCATTCTCTTTCTTGCAAGCAGCCTAAGCCGCCACGTACAGGGAGAAATCCTTAACGTCAATGGCGGAAGCGTGCTTTGCGGATAA